From the genome of Eublepharis macularius isolate TG4126 chromosome 12, MPM_Emac_v1.0, whole genome shotgun sequence, one region includes:
- the LOC129339992 gene encoding zinc finger protein 239-like produces MSEARLPAGSARCPLSHPCKHCGAEFPRSWDLRYHMRSHPEGRGFGCKLCGKAFFRSSALLRHEITHSGEKPFKCGECGKGFAQAVQLENHTRSHTGERPFACGQCGKAFMSSSHLAQHRRIHWAERKHRCSLCGKTFLRPWDVAQHQRFHTGERNFCCGDCGKNFFRSSDLLRHQRIHTGERPFRCHCCGKNFSRSSVLAKHMLTHTGERPYKCETCQKAYITASQLTEHRRVHTGEKPYLCADCGKTFTYSFLLRRHVKTHTGERPYVCPECPKAFKTSGHLQKHRQIHARKEAGAGEGWQRRNGEAGCGEEW; encoded by the coding sequence ATGTCAGAAGCCAGGCTTCCAGCAGGCTCCGCCCGATGCCCTCTGTCCCATCCCTGCAAGCACTGCGGGGCAGAGTTCCCTCGCTCCTGGGACCTCCGCTACCACATGCGCTCGCACCCCGAGGGGCGTGGCTTTGGCTGCAAGCTCTGCGGCAAAGCCTTCTTCCGCTCTTCAGCCTTGCTGCGGCACGAAATCACACACAGCGGAGAGAAGCCCTTCAAATGTGGCGAGTGCGGCAAGGGCTTTGCCCAGGCAGTGCAGCTGGAGAACCACACCCGCTCCCACACGGGTGAGCGCCCCTTTGCCTGCGGCCAGTGCGGGAAGGCCTTCATGTCTTCATCCCACCTTGCCCAGCATCGGCGCATCCACTGGGCCGAACGGAAGCACCGCTGCTCTCTGTGCGGCAAGACTTTCCTGCGGCCCTGGGACGTCGCACAGCACCAGCGCTTCCATACCGGTGAGCGCAACTTCTGTTGCGGGGACTGTGGGAAGAACTTCTTCCGCTCCTCGGACCTCTTGAGGCATCAGCGCATCCACACGGGCGAGCGGCCCTTCCGCTGCCACTGCTGCGGCAAGAACTTCTCACGCTCCTCTGTGCTGGCCAAGCACATGCTCACCCACACGGGCGAGAGGCCTTACAAGTGTGAGACGTGCCAGAAGGCCTACATCACTGCCTCTCAGCTCACGGAGCACCGGCGCGTGCACACGGGGGAGAAGCCGTACCTCTGTGCGGACTGTGGCAAGACATTCACCtattccttcctcctccgtcGTCATGTCAAAACCCACACTGGGGAACGCCCGTACGTCTGCCCTGAGTGCCCCAAGGCCTTCAAGACCTCAGGGCATCTACAGAAGCATCGGCAAATCCATGCCCGGAAGGAAgcaggggctggggagggctggcagaggCGCAATGGGGAGGCGGGTTGCGGAGAAGAGTGGTGA